A single window of Scylla paramamosain isolate STU-SP2022 chromosome 41, ASM3559412v1, whole genome shotgun sequence DNA harbors:
- the LOC135093022 gene encoding integrin alpha-5-like isoform X2, protein MEDTSVKSAFPFTEQSLHVGNKLEGGINVKLVANNNHDFTAYASFGFSVVFNKIGTKRVFMGAPHAFRREGATVYYGREVNTFRSTKDKMKNETDYEDNLEGWATCVGRFGKDNKHREESVAVTRPGHDDLVGEIIFYDKSLKAGYRAPTPLEGRQMGGWFGYAIATCNVDKDNYDDLVVGAPLTHRDTEEYPDEGAVYIYYAPLHENPPRRSPLILYGGLSWGRFGTSVACVNDLNGDKYLDVAIGAPGATGRVYIYKGGEGGLDPHPMQILHASQFLPSVTASFGFGFSVTGGKDIDGNNFPDILIGAPFSDAAVLVRTSPLISLAAKVWFDPPQVDINDLKCKVREHSTLLICSTLYVDMQYKTNTERIPEVLEIDLQLTLDPEEKRLSFFNELTGKWNQIINVAHNITKNKGENVLSVKIYGKPASFYYEIPVNASVTGNLVVPSPPPPSSPHSLPPHPPPALSSSHPAIFNSSLTLLCERCHYRTDLNLETVAPAYLVMGEEKVNLSALITCLNDTAEDTTLQVTFPRDLRFEMSRSSKYSPLCLPKEEEEEEEEEEEEGVSTLTCTFSNFLQPGEEVKLDLMFSQAVTGQPLLLQSPEGDTAPSTLTSRCPARPRT, encoded by the exons ATGGAGGATACTTCCGTCAAGAGCGCCTTCCCGTTTacag AGCAGAGTCTCCACGTGGGTAATAAGCTGGAAGGCGGGATAAACGTCAAGCTGGTAGCAAACAATAACCATGACTTCACTGCGTATGCCTCGTTTGGATTCAGCGTAGTTTTCAATAAG ATCGGCACGAAAAGGGTGTTCATGGGCGCCCCCCACGCCTTCAGGAGAGAAG GTGCGACCGTGTATTATGGGAGAGAGGTCAATACATTCAGGAGCACAAAGGACAAGATGAAGAATGAAACAGATTATGAGGACAACTTGGAAGGCTGGGCTACCTGTGTGGGGCGTTTTGGTAAGGATAACAAACATAGAGAAGAATCCGTAGCAGTGACAAGACCAGGGCACGACGACCTTGTTGGGGAG ataaTCTTCTACGACAAGAGCCTGAAGGCTGGATATAGGGCGCCCACACCCCTGGAAGGCCGGCAGATGGGGGGCTGGTTTGGATACGCTATAGCCACATGCAACGTTGATAAGGACAACTATGATGATCTAGTGGTGGGCGCCCCTCTGACCCACCGCGACACAGAGGAATACCCCGACGAAGGAGCTGTCTATATATACTACGCTCCCCTACACGAG AATCCCCCAAGGAGGTCTCCACTGATCCTGTACGGGGGACTATCTTGGGGTCGTTTTGGCACCTCTGTCGCCTGTGTGAACGACCTTAACGGCGATAAgtatttag acgtgGCAATCGGGGCGCCGGGGGCAACTGGAAGAGTGTACATTTacaaaggaggggaaggtggacTGGATCCGCACCCCATgcag ATCCTTCATGCGTCACAGTTCCTCCCCTCCGTCACCGCCTCCTTCGGGTTCGGCTTCAGTGTCACAGGAGGGAAGGACATAGATGGCAACAACTTCCCTGATATCTTAATTGGAGCGCCCTTCTCTGATGCTGCCGTCCTAGTGAG AACCTCGCCACTTATCTCTCTGGCAGCAAAGGTGTGGTTTGACCCGCCACAGGTAGACATCAATGACCTCAAGTGTAAAGTGAGAGAGCATAGCACGCTTCTAATCTGCTCTACCCTTTATGTTGATATGCAATACAAGACCAACACAGAAAGGATCCCTGAGGTGcttg AAATTGACCTCCAGCTGACCCTTGACCCTGAAGAGAAGCGCCTATCCTTTTTCAACGAACTGACGGGAAAGTGGAACCAAATCATTAATGTAGCTCATAACATTACGAAGAACAAGGGCGAAAATGTTTTGAGCGTTAAAATCtatgggaag CCAGCCTCCTTCTACTACGAGATACCTGTCAACGCATCAGTAACCGGAAACCTTGttgttccttcacctcctcctccttcatctccccattctcttcctcctcatcctcctcctgccctcagTTCCTCCCACCCTGCAATCTTCAACTCTTCTCTAACTCTCCTATGCGAAAGGTGTCACTACCGGACGGACTTGAATCTTGAGACTGTAGCACc AGCCTACCTGGTAATGGGCGAGGAGAAGGTGAACCTGTCAGCTCTAATTACCTGCCTGAATGACACGGCTGAGGACACTACGCTACAGGTGACCTTCCCACGTGACCTGCGTTTCGAGATGTCAAGGAGCAGTAAGTATTCTCCTCTCTGCTTgccgaaggaagaggaagaagaagaggaagaggaagaggaggagggtgtgtcCACTCTCACATGCACCTTCAGTAACTTTCTTCAACctggagaggag GTTAAACTTGACTTAATGTTCAGTCAAGCCGTCACTGGTCAGCCCCTCCTGCTCCAGTCACCAGAAGGGGACACCGCCCCCTCCACTTTAACCTCTCGGTGTCCAGCTCGACCGAGGACATGA
- the LOC135093022 gene encoding integrin alpha-PS2-like isoform X1 has protein sequence MMFERGKKWAGNFISVMMIMMLYGGGGGGGGGGGGGGGGGGGGGGGGGGGVQGLQFYPEYSIVISGPSSSLFGYSVAFWNQANVLKVVVGAPRSKESNLSGGNTVLGAIHVCDVTELNDCPVVASLPKSVKPDCAECTNEKLQFEGPEVFQNDTVGLGESLASNPKGDILAACAPRYPVLDLSSYELHPRGACYLMEDTSVKSAFPFTEQSLHVGNKLEGGINVKLVANNNHDFTAYASFGFSVVFNKIGTKRVFMGAPHAFRREGATVYYGREVNTFRSTKDKMKNETDYEDNLEGWATCVGRFGKDNKHREESVAVTRPGHDDLVGEIIFYDKSLKAGYRAPTPLEGRQMGGWFGYAIATCNVDKDNYDDLVVGAPLTHRDTEEYPDEGAVYIYYAPLHENPPRRSPLILYGGLSWGRFGTSVACVNDLNGDKYLDVAIGAPGATGRVYIYKGGEGGLDPHPMQILHASQFLPSVTASFGFGFSVTGGKDIDGNNFPDILIGAPFSDAAVLVRTSPLISLAAKVWFDPPQVDINDLKCKVREHSTLLICSTLYVDMQYKTNTERIPEVLEIDLQLTLDPEEKRLSFFNELTGKWNQIINVAHNITKNKGENVLSVKIYGKPASFYYEIPVNASVTGNLVVPSPPPPSSPHSLPPHPPPALSSSHPAIFNSSLTLLCERCHYRTDLNLETVAPAYLVMGEEKVNLSALITCLNDTAEDTTLQVTFPRDLRFEMSRSSKYSPLCLPKEEEEEEEEEEEEGVSTLTCTFSNFLQPGEEVKLDLMFSQAVTGQPLLLQSPEGDTAPSTLTSRCPARPRT, from the exons atgatgtttgaaagaggaaaaaaatgggctGGGAATTTTATTagtgtgatgatgataatgatgctgtatggaggaggaggaggaggaggaggaggaggaggaggaggaggaggaggaggaggaggaggaggaggaggaggaggaggaggagtgcaaggTCTTCAGTTCTATCCTGAATATTCCATAGTGATTTCCGGCCCTTCGTCCTCTTTGTTCGGATACAGTGTGGCATTCTGGAACCAAGCAAATGTACTgaa ggtggTAGTGGGGGCACCAAGAAGCAAGGAGTCCAATCTATCAGGAGGCAACACAGTGCTAGGCGCGATACATGTTTGTGACGTGACGGAACTGAACGATTGCCCCGTCGTGGCCTCGCTGCCCAAGAGCGTAAagccag ACTGCGCCGAATGCACCAATGAGAAGCTGCAGTTTGAGGGGCCCGAGGTGTTTCAAAATGACACAGTTGGATTAGGAGAAAGTCTGGCTTCCAATCCTAAGGGTGATATTTTGGCG gCCTGCGCCCCCCGATACCCAGTCTTGGACCTCTCCAGCTATGAACTACATCCAAGGGGCGCCTGTTACCTGATGGAGGATACTTCCGTCAAGAGCGCCTTCCCGTTTacag AGCAGAGTCTCCACGTGGGTAATAAGCTGGAAGGCGGGATAAACGTCAAGCTGGTAGCAAACAATAACCATGACTTCACTGCGTATGCCTCGTTTGGATTCAGCGTAGTTTTCAATAAG ATCGGCACGAAAAGGGTGTTCATGGGCGCCCCCCACGCCTTCAGGAGAGAAG GTGCGACCGTGTATTATGGGAGAGAGGTCAATACATTCAGGAGCACAAAGGACAAGATGAAGAATGAAACAGATTATGAGGACAACTTGGAAGGCTGGGCTACCTGTGTGGGGCGTTTTGGTAAGGATAACAAACATAGAGAAGAATCCGTAGCAGTGACAAGACCAGGGCACGACGACCTTGTTGGGGAG ataaTCTTCTACGACAAGAGCCTGAAGGCTGGATATAGGGCGCCCACACCCCTGGAAGGCCGGCAGATGGGGGGCTGGTTTGGATACGCTATAGCCACATGCAACGTTGATAAGGACAACTATGATGATCTAGTGGTGGGCGCCCCTCTGACCCACCGCGACACAGAGGAATACCCCGACGAAGGAGCTGTCTATATATACTACGCTCCCCTACACGAG AATCCCCCAAGGAGGTCTCCACTGATCCTGTACGGGGGACTATCTTGGGGTCGTTTTGGCACCTCTGTCGCCTGTGTGAACGACCTTAACGGCGATAAgtatttag acgtgGCAATCGGGGCGCCGGGGGCAACTGGAAGAGTGTACATTTacaaaggaggggaaggtggacTGGATCCGCACCCCATgcag ATCCTTCATGCGTCACAGTTCCTCCCCTCCGTCACCGCCTCCTTCGGGTTCGGCTTCAGTGTCACAGGAGGGAAGGACATAGATGGCAACAACTTCCCTGATATCTTAATTGGAGCGCCCTTCTCTGATGCTGCCGTCCTAGTGAG AACCTCGCCACTTATCTCTCTGGCAGCAAAGGTGTGGTTTGACCCGCCACAGGTAGACATCAATGACCTCAAGTGTAAAGTGAGAGAGCATAGCACGCTTCTAATCTGCTCTACCCTTTATGTTGATATGCAATACAAGACCAACACAGAAAGGATCCCTGAGGTGcttg AAATTGACCTCCAGCTGACCCTTGACCCTGAAGAGAAGCGCCTATCCTTTTTCAACGAACTGACGGGAAAGTGGAACCAAATCATTAATGTAGCTCATAACATTACGAAGAACAAGGGCGAAAATGTTTTGAGCGTTAAAATCtatgggaag CCAGCCTCCTTCTACTACGAGATACCTGTCAACGCATCAGTAACCGGAAACCTTGttgttccttcacctcctcctccttcatctccccattctcttcctcctcatcctcctcctgccctcagTTCCTCCCACCCTGCAATCTTCAACTCTTCTCTAACTCTCCTATGCGAAAGGTGTCACTACCGGACGGACTTGAATCTTGAGACTGTAGCACc AGCCTACCTGGTAATGGGCGAGGAGAAGGTGAACCTGTCAGCTCTAATTACCTGCCTGAATGACACGGCTGAGGACACTACGCTACAGGTGACCTTCCCACGTGACCTGCGTTTCGAGATGTCAAGGAGCAGTAAGTATTCTCCTCTCTGCTTgccgaaggaagaggaagaagaagaggaagaggaagaggaggagggtgtgtcCACTCTCACATGCACCTTCAGTAACTTTCTTCAACctggagaggag GTTAAACTTGACTTAATGTTCAGTCAAGCCGTCACTGGTCAGCCCCTCCTGCTCCAGTCACCAGAAGGGGACACCGCCCCCTCCACTTTAACCTCTCGGTGTCCAGCTCGACCGAGGACATGA
- the LOC135093022 gene encoding integrin alpha-5-like isoform X3, translated as MMFERGKKWAGNFISVMMIMMLYGGGGGGGGGGGGGGGGGGGGGGGGGGGVQGLQFYPEYSIVISGPSSSLFGYSVAFWNQANVLKVVVGAPRSKESNLSGGNTVLGAIHVCDVTELNDCPVVASLPKSVKPDCAECTNEKLQFEGPEVFQNDTVGLGESLASNPKGDILAACAPRYPVLDLSSYELHPRGACYLMEDTSVKSAFPFTEQSLHVGNKLEGGINVKLVANNNHDFTAYASFGFSVVFNKIGTKRVFMGAPHAFRREGATVYYGREVNTFRSTKDKMKNETDYEDNLEGWATCVGRFGKDNKHREESVAVTRPGHDDLVGEIIFYDKSLKAGYRAPTPLEGRQMGGWFGYAIATCNVDKDNYDDLVVGAPLTHRDTEEYPDEGAVYIYYAPLHENPPRRSPLILYGGLSWGRFGTSVACVNDLNGDKYLDVAIGAPGATGRVYIYKGGEGGLDPHPMQILHASQFLPSVTASFGFGFSVTGGKDIDGNNFPDILIGAPFSDAAVLVRTSPLISLAAKVWFDPPQVDINDLKCKVREHSTLLICSTLYVDMQYKTNTERIPEKLTSS; from the exons atgatgtttgaaagaggaaaaaaatgggctGGGAATTTTATTagtgtgatgatgataatgatgctgtatggaggaggaggaggaggaggaggaggaggaggaggaggaggaggaggaggaggaggaggaggaggaggaggaggaggaggagtgcaaggTCTTCAGTTCTATCCTGAATATTCCATAGTGATTTCCGGCCCTTCGTCCTCTTTGTTCGGATACAGTGTGGCATTCTGGAACCAAGCAAATGTACTgaa ggtggTAGTGGGGGCACCAAGAAGCAAGGAGTCCAATCTATCAGGAGGCAACACAGTGCTAGGCGCGATACATGTTTGTGACGTGACGGAACTGAACGATTGCCCCGTCGTGGCCTCGCTGCCCAAGAGCGTAAagccag ACTGCGCCGAATGCACCAATGAGAAGCTGCAGTTTGAGGGGCCCGAGGTGTTTCAAAATGACACAGTTGGATTAGGAGAAAGTCTGGCTTCCAATCCTAAGGGTGATATTTTGGCG gCCTGCGCCCCCCGATACCCAGTCTTGGACCTCTCCAGCTATGAACTACATCCAAGGGGCGCCTGTTACCTGATGGAGGATACTTCCGTCAAGAGCGCCTTCCCGTTTacag AGCAGAGTCTCCACGTGGGTAATAAGCTGGAAGGCGGGATAAACGTCAAGCTGGTAGCAAACAATAACCATGACTTCACTGCGTATGCCTCGTTTGGATTCAGCGTAGTTTTCAATAAG ATCGGCACGAAAAGGGTGTTCATGGGCGCCCCCCACGCCTTCAGGAGAGAAG GTGCGACCGTGTATTATGGGAGAGAGGTCAATACATTCAGGAGCACAAAGGACAAGATGAAGAATGAAACAGATTATGAGGACAACTTGGAAGGCTGGGCTACCTGTGTGGGGCGTTTTGGTAAGGATAACAAACATAGAGAAGAATCCGTAGCAGTGACAAGACCAGGGCACGACGACCTTGTTGGGGAG ataaTCTTCTACGACAAGAGCCTGAAGGCTGGATATAGGGCGCCCACACCCCTGGAAGGCCGGCAGATGGGGGGCTGGTTTGGATACGCTATAGCCACATGCAACGTTGATAAGGACAACTATGATGATCTAGTGGTGGGCGCCCCTCTGACCCACCGCGACACAGAGGAATACCCCGACGAAGGAGCTGTCTATATATACTACGCTCCCCTACACGAG AATCCCCCAAGGAGGTCTCCACTGATCCTGTACGGGGGACTATCTTGGGGTCGTTTTGGCACCTCTGTCGCCTGTGTGAACGACCTTAACGGCGATAAgtatttag acgtgGCAATCGGGGCGCCGGGGGCAACTGGAAGAGTGTACATTTacaaaggaggggaaggtggacTGGATCCGCACCCCATgcag ATCCTTCATGCGTCACAGTTCCTCCCCTCCGTCACCGCCTCCTTCGGGTTCGGCTTCAGTGTCACAGGAGGGAAGGACATAGATGGCAACAACTTCCCTGATATCTTAATTGGAGCGCCCTTCTCTGATGCTGCCGTCCTAGTGAG AACCTCGCCACTTATCTCTCTGGCAGCAAAGGTGTGGTTTGACCCGCCACAGGTAGACATCAATGACCTCAAGTGTAAAGTGAGAGAGCATAGCACGCTTCTAATCTGCTCTACCCTTTATGTTGATATGCAATACAAGACCAACACAGAAAGGATCCCTGAG AAATTGACCTCCAGCTGA
- the LOC135093022 gene encoding integrin alpha-5-like isoform X4, giving the protein MGAPHAFRREGATVYYGREVNTFRSTKDKMKNETDYEDNLEGWATCVGRFGKDNKHREESVAVTRPGHDDLVGEIIFYDKSLKAGYRAPTPLEGRQMGGWFGYAIATCNVDKDNYDDLVVGAPLTHRDTEEYPDEGAVYIYYAPLHENPPRRSPLILYGGLSWGRFGTSVACVNDLNGDKYLDVAIGAPGATGRVYIYKGGEGGLDPHPMQILHASQFLPSVTASFGFGFSVTGGKDIDGNNFPDILIGAPFSDAAVLVRTSPLISLAAKVWFDPPQVDINDLKCKVREHSTLLICSTLYVDMQYKTNTERIPEVLEIDLQLTLDPEEKRLSFFNELTGKWNQIINVAHNITKNKGENVLSVKIYGKPASFYYEIPVNASVTGNLVVPSPPPPSSPHSLPPHPPPALSSSHPAIFNSSLTLLCERCHYRTDLNLETVAPAYLVMGEEKVNLSALITCLNDTAEDTTLQVTFPRDLRFEMSRSSKYSPLCLPKEEEEEEEEEEEEGVSTLTCTFSNFLQPGEEVKLDLMFSQAVTGQPLLLQSPEGDTAPSTLTSRCPARPRT; this is encoded by the exons ATGGGCGCCCCCCACGCCTTCAGGAGAGAAG GTGCGACCGTGTATTATGGGAGAGAGGTCAATACATTCAGGAGCACAAAGGACAAGATGAAGAATGAAACAGATTATGAGGACAACTTGGAAGGCTGGGCTACCTGTGTGGGGCGTTTTGGTAAGGATAACAAACATAGAGAAGAATCCGTAGCAGTGACAAGACCAGGGCACGACGACCTTGTTGGGGAG ataaTCTTCTACGACAAGAGCCTGAAGGCTGGATATAGGGCGCCCACACCCCTGGAAGGCCGGCAGATGGGGGGCTGGTTTGGATACGCTATAGCCACATGCAACGTTGATAAGGACAACTATGATGATCTAGTGGTGGGCGCCCCTCTGACCCACCGCGACACAGAGGAATACCCCGACGAAGGAGCTGTCTATATATACTACGCTCCCCTACACGAG AATCCCCCAAGGAGGTCTCCACTGATCCTGTACGGGGGACTATCTTGGGGTCGTTTTGGCACCTCTGTCGCCTGTGTGAACGACCTTAACGGCGATAAgtatttag acgtgGCAATCGGGGCGCCGGGGGCAACTGGAAGAGTGTACATTTacaaaggaggggaaggtggacTGGATCCGCACCCCATgcag ATCCTTCATGCGTCACAGTTCCTCCCCTCCGTCACCGCCTCCTTCGGGTTCGGCTTCAGTGTCACAGGAGGGAAGGACATAGATGGCAACAACTTCCCTGATATCTTAATTGGAGCGCCCTTCTCTGATGCTGCCGTCCTAGTGAG AACCTCGCCACTTATCTCTCTGGCAGCAAAGGTGTGGTTTGACCCGCCACAGGTAGACATCAATGACCTCAAGTGTAAAGTGAGAGAGCATAGCACGCTTCTAATCTGCTCTACCCTTTATGTTGATATGCAATACAAGACCAACACAGAAAGGATCCCTGAGGTGcttg AAATTGACCTCCAGCTGACCCTTGACCCTGAAGAGAAGCGCCTATCCTTTTTCAACGAACTGACGGGAAAGTGGAACCAAATCATTAATGTAGCTCATAACATTACGAAGAACAAGGGCGAAAATGTTTTGAGCGTTAAAATCtatgggaag CCAGCCTCCTTCTACTACGAGATACCTGTCAACGCATCAGTAACCGGAAACCTTGttgttccttcacctcctcctccttcatctccccattctcttcctcctcatcctcctcctgccctcagTTCCTCCCACCCTGCAATCTTCAACTCTTCTCTAACTCTCCTATGCGAAAGGTGTCACTACCGGACGGACTTGAATCTTGAGACTGTAGCACc AGCCTACCTGGTAATGGGCGAGGAGAAGGTGAACCTGTCAGCTCTAATTACCTGCCTGAATGACACGGCTGAGGACACTACGCTACAGGTGACCTTCCCACGTGACCTGCGTTTCGAGATGTCAAGGAGCAGTAAGTATTCTCCTCTCTGCTTgccgaaggaagaggaagaagaagaggaagaggaagaggaggagggtgtgtcCACTCTCACATGCACCTTCAGTAACTTTCTTCAACctggagaggag GTTAAACTTGACTTAATGTTCAGTCAAGCCGTCACTGGTCAGCCCCTCCTGCTCCAGTCACCAGAAGGGGACACCGCCCCCTCCACTTTAACCTCTCGGTGTCCAGCTCGACCGAGGACATGA